The nucleotide sequence AACGAATGTAGTCGGCGCGTTCTTCGTCCAAGGTGCCCAGGATGTATTGCCCAAGTTCGCTGCGGTCGGGGCATGACAGTCGGTTGCGTCGCCAAATGCCGCCGATGGTGTGCAGCCCGGCGGATTGTCGTCCGGTCACCTCGGTCAGCCGCTGACGCAACGCCGCATCGCTTCGCAGATGATGCTCCAGTTCTGCCGACCGCGATGGCGGCAGAGCTTCGTCCAAAAAGGCGGCCAATTCGGCGTCGGAAAACTCAGCCATGGTGCAACTTAGCCCACATCAAACATCAGCCGTCGTGGCGGCTTAAGCAAAGCGAAACGTTCTGGCCGCCGAACCCGAAACTGTTGTTCAAAGCGTATCGAATTTCGCCGGGGCGGGCTTCGTTGGGAACGTAATCCAAATCGCATTCCGGATCAGGATTTTCATAGTTGATCGTCGGCGGCAAAACGCTGTCACGCATCGCCATCAAACACACGATCATCTCGGTCACGCCGGCCGCGGCGATCAAGTGGCCCATCATGCTTTTGGTGCTGCTGACGGGGACCGAATCAGCCAACGCGCCGAACACCTCGCGGCAAGCTTTGGTTTCGACACGGTCGTTGACCTTGGTGCTGGTGCCGTGAGCGTTGACGTACTGAATTTCAGCCGGTGTCAGACCCGCGTCGCTGATCGCCATTCGCATCGCGGCAATCGCGCCGTGGCCGTCTGGTGGGATGTCGGTCACACGGTACGCGTCGGCGGTGGTGCCATAGCCGGCGATTTCGCCATAGATCGTCGCGCCGCGTTTCTTGGCCATCTCCAGTTCTTCCAAGATGACCATTGCCGAACCTTCACCCAACACGAATCCGTTTCGTTTCAAATCGAACGGTCGGCTGGCTTTGGTCGGCTGGTCGTTGGATTCGGACAACGCGGTCAACAGGTTGAACCCGGTCACGCCGAACGGATGGATCATGCTGTGAGTTCCGCCGGCGATCATCGCGTCGGCTTCGCCGCGGCGAATGATTTCGGTGGCTTCGCCGACGGCTTGGCTGCTGGCGGCACAGGCGGTCAGGCAATTGAAATTGGGACCCTGGGCATTGAACTTGGTCGCCACATGGGCGGCCGGCATGTTGGGTTCTTGTTCCAGTTCTTTGGCGGGATCCAGCAGCTCCAGTCCGGCACGGACGAATTTGGATTCGTTGTATTCGCCTTCGGCCAGGGCGGCGACCATCATTTTGCTGAAGGTGCTGAAGTCCTGGTTGCCTTCACCACTGCCCAAGTAGACGCCCAACCGTGTCGGGTCGGTGATCACGTCGATGATGCCGCTGTCACTGACGGCTTGGTTGGCCGCACCGATGGCAAACTTGGTGTGCCGGCCCAGCTTTTCAACCGATCCCATGCCGTCGTCGGCTTCGGTCAGGTCCCAGTTCTTGATTTCGGCGCTGATCTTGGTGGGGAATCCGCTGGCGTCAAACAGCGTCGTCGGTGCGACGCCGGATTTGCCTTCCTGCAACCCGGACCAGACGGTGGCAACGTCGTGTCCCATGGGATTGATCATCCCGATACCGGTGACGACGACGCGACGGCGATGGGAATCAGTGGGCATGAAAGCGTGGGTCCAGCGGGGAAAATCAATGACAAAGGGCGACACCGATCACGGTACGCCGTCGTGACGACGGGCGGTCGATCAAAGGTTGTCGTAATGGGGCAACGGATTGCCGTCGGCGTCGACGGCGACGTGAAAGAAATTCATGATCCGCAGCATCGTTCGCAGGTCGCCGGGTTGGAACAGCGGGCCGTCGACCAGATGACCGGGTTCCAAAAAGGCGAACATCAAATCAATGTCGGCTTGCGGTTGCGTACCGCAAACACTGTGTCCGGTAGCAACGGCACCGGTGTCGTTGGCCGATTTGAAATCGACGCGATAACGCAGTTGGTCGCCGACCCGAGCCGGTTGGTGGTACGTCGCCTTGCCGACTTTGGCCAGCACGACACGCTTTTCAAACTTGAAGTGTTCGGCCACCAGGATACCGCCCAACTGTGCCATGCCTTCGATGATCAGAGTCGGCGGCAGGACGGGATAGCCGGGCAGGTATTCGTCAACCACTTCTTCATCCAGCGCGACATTCTTGATCCCGCTGGCGTGTGAACCGCTGACAAATTCGGTAAATCGGTCGATCCAAAACCAACGCATGGATCACTGGCCGAGTTTGGATTCGACGTATTTGCACAAATCGCCGACGGTCAGAATGTTCCCAAAGTCTTGGACGCGAGGGTTCTTTTCGAACTCCTCCAGATCAGCCCAGGGCATCCGGCGTTTCAGTTCCGCCATGCCTTCGGCGGTCACGGTGCCGTCCTGGACGTATTGACTGTTGGTCAAAATGTCTTCGGGCGACAGTTCTTCGCGGGGGATTGAGATATCGAATGCGCTTTCAAGCTTGAAAACGATGTCCAAGAAGTCGATCGATTCGGCACCCAAGTCGCCCACCAGGGTCGCTTCGCGGGTGACCTCGTCGTCATCGACGCCCAATGCGTCGACGAGTGATTCCTGGACTTTTTCGAAGATTTCATCCTGTGACAGACTCATTGTGCGATTTCCTTGGCAGGGGTGACGTTGAATGGAAGTGAATGGGATGTCGGATGGACGTTGATTTTGATGCCGGTCGGTCCCGGTCGCTAGCGGACGACGTCGCGGCAAAATGGGGAAGCCATCGCTAGGCGGCTTCGACTTCCGGAATGTCTTGGGGACATCCGAACAATGTCTGAAACTGGTTTCGGCACCGCTGCGCCAATTCTTCGTCGGTATTCAGACGCGCCGGATCTCCGCTGCTGCGGACATCCATGTGCAGGATCGCACTGACGGTGACACGGCCCTCTTTGGCGGCGACCGCTTTGATGCGGAACGAATCGCCGTCACGTGATTTGATCTCGGCGGTCACGCGGAGCGTTTCGCCGGGGGACAAAAAGTCGCCGAACTTCACACTGCGGGCTTCCCGCAGAAAGACCATCGGGCACTGAAAGTCCAGTGTCGAACGGACCAGCCAGATCGCCGCTTGGTGCAGCGCTTCGAGCATCATCACCCCGGGCATCACGGGAAGATTCGGAAAATGGTCGCTCAGATATTCTTCATCGGCCAAAAGCGTGCGTTCCCCGACCAGCCGCGAACCGGGCTGGAGGGCGATGATTTTATCGATTTGCCGATATTTCACTGCAGTATCTAACGGTGCCAATCAGGCGAAGTGGGGCGTTTGCCAGCGCGGACGCGACCTGAAGTCGAATCGATACGATAGTTGTCGGCATATTTTGCCTCAACCGGAGTTCTTTCCAGCGGGAGCCCCGATTTGCCACCGCGGCATACCAAATCGGTGCTCGGGGCGACCAGATCGACCGCGTCGGTCCGAAACGGTGGGTCAGCGATCGGTGGCTTGATCGCTGGCCGTCGGTTCCGCGGGCGGGGGATCACCGCTGGTGGTGTCGACCTGGCGTTGGGCCGCAACGATGACCAGGACGCCCGCAATCAACAACGCGGTGCCCAGCAGCCGCATCGGTGATGCGGCGGCCCGTGGATTTCCCAGCCATCCGTAGTGGTCCAGGATCACTGCGCCCACGGTCTGGCCCGTCATCACGGCGGCGAACCAGGGC is from Crateriforma conspicua and encodes:
- a CDS encoding 3-hydroxyacyl-ACP dehydratase FabZ family protein, whose amino-acid sequence is MKYRQIDKIIALQPGSRLVGERTLLADEEYLSDHFPNLPVMPGVMMLEALHQAAIWLVRSTLDFQCPMVFLREARSVKFGDFLSPGETLRVTAEIKSRDGDSFRIKAVAAKEGRVTVSAILHMDVRSSGDPARLNTDEELAQRCRNQFQTLFGCPQDIPEVEAA
- a CDS encoding 3-hydroxyacyl-ACP dehydratase FabZ family protein codes for the protein MRWFWIDRFTEFVSGSHASGIKNVALDEEVVDEYLPGYPVLPPTLIIEGMAQLGGILVAEHFKFEKRVVLAKVGKATYHQPARVGDQLRYRVDFKSANDTGAVATGHSVCGTQPQADIDLMFAFLEPGHLVDGPLFQPGDLRTMLRIMNFFHVAVDADGNPLPHYDNL
- a CDS encoding acyl carrier protein, whose product is MSLSQDEIFEKVQESLVDALGVDDDEVTREATLVGDLGAESIDFLDIVFKLESAFDISIPREELSPEDILTNSQYVQDGTVTAEGMAELKRRMPWADLEEFEKNPRVQDFGNILTVGDLCKYVESKLGQ
- a CDS encoding anti-sigma factor; this encodes MAEFSDAELAAFLDEALPPSRSAELEHHLRSDAALRQRLTEVTGRQSAGLHTIGGIWRRNRLSCPDRSELGQYILGTLDEERADYIRFHLEQVGCRYCAANLADLEAAAAGGEETVRRRTKYFQTSVGHLGS
- a CDS encoding beta-ketoacyl-[acyl-carrier-protein] synthase family protein, encoding MPTDSHRRRVVVTGIGMINPMGHDVATVWSGLQEGKSGVAPTTLFDASGFPTKISAEIKNWDLTEADDGMGSVEKLGRHTKFAIGAANQAVSDSGIIDVITDPTRLGVYLGSGEGNQDFSTFSKMMVAALAEGEYNESKFVRAGLELLDPAKELEQEPNMPAAHVATKFNAQGPNFNCLTACAASSQAVGEATEIIRRGEADAMIAGGTHSMIHPFGVTGFNLLTALSESNDQPTKASRPFDLKRNGFVLGEGSAMVILEELEMAKKRGATIYGEIAGYGTTADAYRVTDIPPDGHGAIAAMRMAISDAGLTPAEIQYVNAHGTSTKVNDRVETKACREVFGALADSVPVSSTKSMMGHLIAAAGVTEMIVCLMAMRDSVLPPTINYENPDPECDLDYVPNEARPGEIRYALNNSFGFGGQNVSLCLSRHDG